A genome region from Colwellia sp. Arc7-D includes the following:
- a CDS encoding LysM domain-containing protein produces MLIRIFSLILGLTLSLSLLADELTIKSDAPKSYVVKKGDTLWEISGIFLNQPWLWPKLWRLNPEINNPHLIYPGDELRLVFDEQGQPMLVKGKPELKWSPKIRKQLKDQNPVSTLPLHAIAPYIRYDSVKSAAELEGLPRIIGSDEGYKSSIDGLKVYINSDLTIGQSYGVYHKGDAIVDPKTNENLGYNIRLVGTGKATHTGDMSKMQPSTIYIDGAKREIRSGAFVIPVNEGQQYPSIFTMRAASQTLEGLIVSSVAKLREFAKFDVVMINKGSSQDMQVGDVLTVKRKSPAVVETDSGPQYTKDTSRWNKLASDNLSDYDMPAESIGQVMVFRVYDKVSMALILNSEKPLRVLDGVAAP; encoded by the coding sequence ATGCTAATAAGAATATTTTCGTTGATACTTGGCTTAACTTTGTCATTATCTTTACTGGCTGATGAGTTAACAATTAAGTCAGATGCCCCTAAATCTTATGTCGTTAAGAAAGGGGATACCTTATGGGAAATATCCGGTATATTTCTCAATCAACCTTGGTTGTGGCCTAAATTATGGCGCCTTAACCCAGAAATCAATAATCCCCATTTAATTTATCCTGGTGATGAATTACGCCTAGTTTTTGACGAACAAGGCCAACCTATGTTGGTTAAAGGTAAACCTGAACTTAAATGGTCGCCTAAAATTCGTAAACAATTAAAAGATCAAAACCCAGTGAGTACGTTACCGTTGCACGCTATTGCACCTTATATTCGCTACGACAGTGTAAAAAGTGCAGCTGAATTAGAAGGACTTCCTCGCATTATTGGTAGTGATGAAGGCTACAAATCTAGTATCGACGGTTTGAAAGTTTATATTAATAGTGACCTGACCATAGGTCAAAGCTATGGCGTATATCATAAAGGTGATGCCATTGTTGACCCTAAAACCAATGAAAACCTTGGATATAACATTAGACTTGTTGGCACCGGTAAAGCAACACACACTGGTGATATGAGTAAAATGCAACCTAGTACCATTTATATTGATGGTGCAAAACGTGAAATTCGTTCTGGTGCTTTTGTTATCCCAGTAAATGAAGGTCAACAATATCCTTCTATTTTCACTATGCGTGCAGCATCACAAACCTTAGAAGGGCTTATTGTAAGCTCTGTTGCTAAGTTACGTGAATTTGCAAAATTTGATGTCGTAATGATTAATAAAGGCAGTAGCCAAGACATGCAAGTTGGTGATGTGCTTACTGTGAAGCGTAAAAGTCCTGCAGTAGTTGAAACAGATAGTGGTCCACAATACACTAAAGATACTTCACGCTGGAACAAGTTAGCCAGCGACAATTTGTCAGATTACGATATGCCTGCAGAATCTATTGGGCAAGTTATGGTATTTAGAGTTTATGATAAGGTCAGTATGGCGCTAATCTTAAACTCTGAAAAACCACTTCGTGTGCTTGATGGAGTTGCCGCGCCGTAA
- the dprA gene encoding DNA-processing protein DprA, whose amino-acid sequence MANNINSSEALTSTHYWLAVKAIPRLASHKKIALVEKYGLTALFSVSTDLTKSGLTSNQQLAISSPDWQTFSKIITDSHQCQSQIVTFDSPAYPLLLKEIYDPPIVFFIRGNIDLLSLPKMAIVGSRNATVSGREIAYKLAGELSEQFVVTSGMALGIDAQAHLGALNNKGFTIAVVATGLDITYPARHKVLQKNIIENNGLIISEFPPGVAPKAGHFPKRNRLISGLSLGVVVVEASLKSGSLISARCALEQGREVFAVPSSIYNIQAKGCHWLIKQGAKLVEDIADIVEEFDDIESEDLNLSRNKEKDNPTEKIEEQDLCNDSMLASVGYEITPVDLVVSRCKLPIDVVLTRLTVLELRGLVSAVPGGYLKLNRG is encoded by the coding sequence GTGGCAAATAATATTAATAGCAGTGAAGCATTAACATCAACACATTACTGGCTAGCCGTGAAAGCAATTCCACGGTTAGCCAGCCATAAAAAAATTGCCTTAGTTGAAAAATATGGTCTAACGGCTTTGTTTTCAGTATCGACTGATTTAACTAAGTCAGGTTTAACCAGTAATCAGCAACTCGCTATATCATCACCTGATTGGCAAACATTCTCAAAAATAATCACTGATTCACATCAATGCCAAAGTCAAATTGTGACCTTTGACTCACCCGCATATCCTCTATTATTAAAAGAAATTTACGATCCTCCCATCGTGTTTTTTATTCGTGGCAATATTGATTTATTGTCATTGCCTAAAATGGCTATTGTGGGCAGTCGCAATGCAACCGTGTCAGGCCGTGAAATAGCCTACAAATTAGCAGGAGAGTTATCTGAACAGTTTGTTGTAACCAGTGGTATGGCTTTAGGTATAGACGCACAGGCACATTTAGGCGCATTGAATAATAAAGGTTTTACTATTGCCGTTGTAGCGACCGGTTTAGATATAACGTATCCGGCTCGACATAAAGTTTTACAAAAAAACATTATTGAAAATAATGGTCTAATTATTAGTGAATTCCCCCCTGGTGTAGCGCCAAAGGCAGGGCACTTTCCAAAACGAAACCGTTTAATTAGCGGTTTAAGTTTGGGGGTTGTTGTGGTTGAGGCGTCACTAAAAAGTGGCTCTTTAATCTCAGCGCGTTGTGCATTAGAGCAAGGTAGAGAAGTATTTGCCGTACCCAGTTCAATTTATAATATACAAGCCAAAGGCTGTCATTGGTTAATTAAACAAGGTGCTAAACTTGTAGAGGACATTGCCGATATAGTAGAAGAGTTTGATGATATTGAATCAGAAGATTTAAACTTAAGTAGAAACAAAGAGAAAGATAATCCGACAGAAAAAATAGAAGAACAAGACTTGTGTAACGATTCAATGTTAGCTAGTGTGGGATATGAAATTACACCTGTAGATTTGGTGGTTTCACGATGTAAACTACCTATCGATGTAGTGCTAACACGTTTAACAGTGCTTGAACTTAGGGGACTGGTATCTGCTGTACCAGGGGGTTACCTTAAATTAAATAGGGGCTAG